DNA sequence from the Paenibacillus azoreducens genome:
AGAACGCAAAACCGAAGACTATTACATGGTGCACGACGAATTGCGTTATGCGCTTCGTTATGAAATGTTCCAGGATTTATCCAAAGAAACGATCACGTTCCGCGGGAACGAAAAAATCAGGGCTCTGCCGATGCGATCCTACGGTTCCTTTCTGCTGGGCGATGGCCTTGGCGGCTCCGGCGTTCACTGGAATGGACAAACCTTCCGTTTTTTGCCATACGATTTCGAGATTAGAAGCAAAACGATCGAACGTTATGGAAAAAGCAAAATTCCGGACGGCATGACCATTCAGGATTGGGGTATTACGTACGACGAGCTGGAGCCTTATTTTGACAAATTCGAAAAAACGGCGGGCATCTCCGGCGAAGAAAACCCGCTCGCAGGCAAGCGATCCGCCAAGTATCCGACGCCGCCGATGAAAACGACCCCGGGCATGAAGATGTTCGCCGACTCCTGCAAAACCTTGAAATATCATCCGTATCACATGCCTTCCGCGAACTTGTCGGAGCAATACACCAACCCGGACGGCATCGCGCGCGCAGCTTGCCAGTACTGCGGTTTCTGCGAACGTTTCGGCTGCGAATACGGCGCCAAGGCGGACCCTGTCGTGACGGTGATCCCGGTAGCGGTGAATACGGGCAAATTCGAGCTGCGCACGCATTCGAACGTAAGGCGGATTTTACATAAAGGCGGCAAGGCGACGGGCGTATTATATGTCGACACGACCACAGGCGAAGAATACGAACAGCCGGCGGATATCGTCGTGATGACGAGTTATGTTTTTAACAATACGCGGCTTTTGCTGCTTTCGGGAATCGGCAAACCCTATGATCCGAAGTCGGGAACGGGCGTCATCGGCAAAAACTATGCCTATCAGGTGCTTAAGGGAGCGGGCATCGGATTTTATGAAAACAAGGAATTCAACATCTTCGCGGGCGCAGGTTCGCTTGGCATGTGCATGGATGATTTCAACGGCGATAATTTCGACCATAAAGATTTGAAATTCATCCATGGCGCCAACATATCCTTCAGCCAAACCGGCGCGCGCCCAATCCAGAACAATACCGTTCCTCCGGGCACGCCGACATGGGGCAAAGATTTTAAGGCGGCATCCATCAAATATGCCAACCGGCATCTGAATGTGGGCGCTCAGGGGGCCTGCATGCCGTTCCGTCACCATTATCTTGACCTGGATACGACGTATAAAGACGAATTCGGCGATCCTCTAATGCGGATTACGTTCGACTTCGAGGACCAGGATCGGGAACTGGTGAAATTCATGGGGACCAAATGCGGCGAAATTTTGAAGCAGATGGGCGCGGATAAAGTCGTTGCAAACACGGAACTTGCGCCTTATGAAATTACGACCTATCAATCAACCCACAACACCGGAGGCGTCATTATGGGCGGCAGTCCCGATACCTCTGCGGTAAACAAATATTTGCAAATGTGGGATATGGATAATCTGTTTGTTGTCGGGGCTTCGGCATTTCCGCATAACAGCGGCTACAACCCTACGGGGACGGTAGGCGCGCTGGCTTACCGGGCGGCGGAAGGGGTTCTTAAGTATCACAAAAAACCGGGAAGTCTCGTTTAGAGGCATATATGAAAAGCACAGAAGCCGCGAAGGGGAATGTTCCCTTTTGCGGCTTTTTTAATTATCCGCTGATGAAGTTTTTTGCTGCCGGCACGACTTTGGTTCTCGCGGCTTTTGTTTTTTTCTTCGCCGGCGCCGAGAAGGGCTTATACCCTCCCGGATAGATCAAGCCGATTTTGCAGCCCAAGTCCAGGGAAAGCCGCTCCGCAGAGGTTTGTTCCTCCTGCTGGATCAGATGGAGCAATATATGCGCACAGGCTTTGGCATCATCAAGCGCATCATGGTGATGAAGCGGGATGCCGTACCATTCGGCAAGCACGTTCAGTTTGTGGGAGGGCAGCCAGTTCAGCATTTTTTTGCTGAGCAAATACGTGCAGTAATAATGGAAGCTTGGATATTCGATTGAAGCACGGTCAAGACAATATCGCAGTACGCTCATGTCAAATGAAGCGTTATGCGCGACGATGTGTTTGCCGTCAAGCAGCGGCTGCAATTCAGGCCAAAGCTCATGAAAGGTGGGCATGCCCTGTACCATCGACTCCGTTATGCCATGAATTTGTATGTTGCGGTAATCAAAAGGCTGGCCGGGATCGATCAGCCAGGACCGTTCAGACACGACGGCGCCGTCCTTCACTTCGACCAGGCCGAGAGAACAGGCGCTGCTGCGGTTTGCGTTTGCGGTTTCAAAGTCAATCGCTATAAAATCCATAAGTAGTGCTCCTTACTAACATTGTATGTTCATAGTAAAACAGGAGAGAGGGGATTACAATCTTGCTTTTCGTTTTGCGTATGGGCTGAGCGGTTTTAATTACTGAGATCGATTTAAAGGACATATCTAGTATCTAAGCACTCTAAAAGGGTGCTCTTTGGCCATTAAGGCCTTTAGGGCACCCTTATTCCATCAGTTTAAGAAACTCCTGCAAAACTTGCGATTTCTCCTCTTTTCTCCACACAAAAGACATCTCCATGCTGTAATCGGCTTCATCCAACTCTCGATAGATGACCCCGATGTTCCTCTGATTCTGGAATGAGGCGGGGACAAAGGCAACACCCACACCTGCAGATACAAAAGCAACAATGGTCAGAATTTCCGGCGTTTCCATAGATATTTTGGGCTGATATCCGGCTTTATAACATAGATTGATAACAGCATCATGGTAAATCGAACCGTTATTTCGGGAAGGTATAATAAATTCTTCATTGGCAAGATCTTGTGTACGTAAACTTGTTCGGCTTGCTAATGGATGCGTATCTGGAAGAGCCACGATGAATTTCTCCCTAAGAATGACTTTGGAATTCAATAAAGGATTTTGGATTGGGGTCCGAACGATAGCCAAATGAATACTTCCATCATGCAAAGCTTGCAATTGGTTGGACGTTTTCATTTGATGTATCACCAAATTCACTGAAGGAAACCGCAAACGATAGTTCTGCAGAATAGGAACAATATTATAAGTAGTCGAACCTACAAATCCAATGTCAAGTCTGCCTGTAGCACCCTTATGAGCCTGTTCTGCGGCGTTCGCAGCCCTTTCAATATGTTTCAAAGTCAGCCGGCATTCTTCTAAAAATACCTTTCCCGCTTCTGTAAGTTCAACTCGTTGCTTGTTGCGAAATAATAGCGGAAATCCCAATTCATTTTCTAACTGGCGAATTTGTTGGCTAAGGGGTGGCTGTGCAATGTTTAAGCGGGAGGCGGCCCGGCCAAAATGCAATTCCTCAGCAACGGTAACAAAGTAACGCAGATGTCGTAGTTCCATTATCTTCCCTCCCGTTACTATCATTTTACATCTTTGTAGTTTAATTTAAAATGCATTGCCCTACAATCATCGCATCATACATACGGCATATTACGAGAGACGATATGAATATTAGACGGGTGAATAGAATGATTTTAAACTTTAGTTAATGTTGGAAAATAAGATGAACATCATAATTAGTGCTTGAAAAAGGCGAAAGTAGCGGAGGGGACGGAATCGATCTGAAGAAGCGACAGCGTTCGCCTTTGTCTCCGAATTTCTACCTTTTTGAAAAATAAAATTCAAGAAATTTGGAGACAACAGCGATCGGAAGAACGATCCGTAACCGCAGCGGTCACCTCGCACAATGTCAAGAACTAATTTCAGTATTGAGCCAAAAAATTCATAAAGGAGAGGAAAACGATGAGTACGCAATATCAACCTGGTCTTGAAAACGTGATCGCAAGTGAGACAACCATTTCTTATCTTGATGTTGAGAATGAAGAGATTGTATTGCGTGGTTATAACTTGATCGAACTTGCGAAACAAGTGACATATTTGGACATTGTCGGGTTAATGTTGGACGGTACCCTGCCCACAAGTGATCAGCGTATTTCGTTGGAAGATCAATTGAAATCCGAATATGATTTTCCACAAGATGTACTTTCTATGCTGAAGCTGTTCCCCGAGAAGGCGAATTTAATGGATGTCCTAAGAACAGGAGTCTCAGCTATTGCCAGTTATGACGATGAACTCGAGGATCGGTCCCGAGAAGCGAACTATCGAAAATCGATCCGGTTGTTAGCCAAAGTGCCGCAAATCGTCGCTAACGGTTACCGTGCCGTATCCAAGCAGCCTTTCGTGGAACCGCGCAAGGATCTTTCCTATACTGGCAATTTTCTATATATGATTACAGGCAAAGAGCCCATGAAAATGGAGGAAATGGTGTTTGACCAATCCTTGATCGCGTACAGCGAACATGAAATGCCAAACTCCACTTTTGCCGCACGGGTTATCGCCTCGACCCAAGCCGATATATATGGAGCGTTAGCTGGTGCAGTTGCATCCCTTAAAGGCACTTTGCACGGCGGCGCGAACGAAGCGGTTATGAAAATGCTGCTCGAGGTTGGATCGGAAGCCGATATTGAACCGCTATTGATGGATAAATTATCCCGGAAAGAACGTATTATGGGCTTCGGTCACCGTGTTTATATGAAAAAAGTAGATCCGCGCGCAGTGCTTATGAAAGAAGCGTTAGCCGAATTGGTTAAGGAAAAGAATCAGCAGGAATTATTACGTATGTGCGTCATAGGGGAAGAAGTGATGAAGCGGGAGAAGGGACTTTATCCAAACCTGGATTATTATGCTGCCCCGGTTTATCATCTTCTCGGGATTCCCATTGAATTGTTTACACCGGTTTTTCTCGCCGCAAGAACGATCGGCATTTGTGCGCACGTTATAGAGCAGCATGAAAATAATCGGTTGTTCAGGCCGCGCGTCCTTTATAAAGGACCACGGAATTTACATCCCCAAGATTCTTCATATATTCAAATTGGAGAGGGAGAGCTGAATGAACACTGTTAAATCTATACAAGCGAATGATGTAAGAGTCGATCCGATCCTGGTTGAGATTGCGGATTATGTATTGGATCATGTTGTAGAGAGTGAAGAAGCATATCACATCGCTCAGCATGTCCTGTTAGATTCAATAGGAACTGGAATATTATCATTGCGATTTCCGGAATGCACGAAGCATCTCGGACCGATTGTTCCAGGGGCATTTCTGCCAGGCGGGGCAAGGGTACCAGGAACGAGATTCGAACTTGATCCTGTTCATGCGGCATTCAATATCGGCTGCATGATCCGGTGGCTCGATTATAATGATACCTGGCTTGCTGCCGAGTGGGGACATCCTTCGGATAACCTCGGAAGCATACTTGCAACCGCTGACTACTTAAGCCGAAGACGTGTATCAGAAGGGCTTACGCCACTGAAGATCAAAGATGTGCTGACTGCCGCCACCAAAGCCCATGAAATTCAGGGCGTACTGGCGCTTGAAAACAGCTTGAATCGCGTAGGTCTGGATCACGTGCTCTTTGTAAAAGTTGCGTCTACGGCAGTGGTTACGGCCATGCTGGGAGGAAATAAGGATGAGGTTATCAATGCGCTCTCCAATGCGTGGCTCGATGGCGGCAGTTTAAGAACTTACCGCCATGCCCCGAACACCGGATCGCGAAAATCCTGGGCGGCTGGCGATGCCACAAGCCGGGCGGTACGTCTGGCTCTGATGGCCGTAAACGGGGAAATGGGATATGCCACCGCGCTTTCGGCACAAAACTGGGGATTCCAGGATGTTTTATTCAAGGGTAAGGAATTGACCCTCGGACGCCCGCTTGGTTCTTACGTCATGGAAAACGTGCTGTTTAAAATTTCTTTCCCTGCTGAATTTCATGCACAAACTGCGGTCGAATGTTCCTTTGAACTTCACGAATCGGTGAAAGACCGGTTAGACGAGATCAGTCAAATTACGCTGACCACGCATCAATCGGCTATCCGGATCATTGATAAAAAAGGCCCTCTGAACAATCCTGCAGACCGGGATCATTGTTTACAATATATGGTTGCGATCGGGTTGTTGTTTGGTACGTTAACCGCAGAACATTATGAGGATGAGTTGGCAAATGATCCAAGAATCGATGCGCTTAGGGATAAAATGATCGTCATCGAAGATGAACAGTACAGCAAAGATTATCTCGATCCGGCGAAACGATCCATTGCCAATGCGATTCAAATACACTTCAAAGATGGAACTCACACGGAAAAGGTCGTTTGCGAATATCCGATTGGCCATCGGCGGCGGCGTAAAGAAGGTTTGCAGAAAGTTATCGAAAAATATGAAGCCAATTTATTAACGAGATTCCCGCGGAAAAAGACAGCCGACATTATACAACTCTCATTAGATTATGACCGCTTGCTTAAGACGCCGGTTCAGCAATTTATGAACATGTTTGTGATCTGATTTGCGAAAATTAAGGCTTACTGGAGGTAATTATGGCTTGGCTAATTGAAGAGGAACCGGACCAAAAGCAGTTGGCTGCACAATTCCGAAAGCTTGTTAGTGGCCCAACGATTGTTAAAATTCCCGGAGCTCATGATGGGATGGCTGCAAGAATTGCCAAACAATTTGATTTTAAAGCGATCTATCTCTCTGGAGCCGCTTATACGGCCAGCAGAGGTTTGCCGGATTTAGGCCTTATCTACTCCAACGAGGTAGCTGAGCGTGCACGCGAGCTGATTCGCGCATCCGGACTCCCATTGTTGGTTGATATCGATACAGGTTTCGGAGGTATATTAAACGTAGCCCGAACCGCAAAGGAAATGGTGGAGGCTAAGGTAGCAGCCGTTCAAATTGAGGATCAGGAAATGCCGAAAAAATGCGGCCATTTAAATGGCAAGAAGCTTGTTTCCGCTGAGGAAATGGTTCAAAAAATCCGTACGATCAAAGAAGTGAGTCCTACACTTTTCGTTGTTGCCCGTACAGATGCGAAAAGCGTGGAAGGAATCGAGGCGGCAATGGATAGAGCTAAACAATATCTGGCTGCGGGGGCGGATGGTATTTTCCCGGAAGCATTGGAAAGCGAAGAAGAATATAGACGTTTCAGTTCCTCTGTAAATTGCTCTTTGCTGGCCAATATGACTGAATTCGGAAAAACTCCATATTATACTGCGGATCAATTTGAAAGCTGGGGATATAACATGGTAATCTATCCCGTTACCTCCCTGCGAGTGGCGGCCAAAGCGTATGAGCGGGTTTTTGCGGAGATCAGCCAAACCGGGACGCAAATAAATTCACTCCATGATATGCAGACGAGACAAGAACTTTACGATTCGATTCGGTATTATGATTATGAAGCGTTGGATGGAAAAATAGCGAAGACCGTTTTGCCGAAACCGTAAAAAAGATTATTTACCATGCAAAGGCGCCGTGAAACAACGGCGTCTTTTTGTGGTGTGGCGTGCCCAACCAAGCACGCATCTCTAGCCGGTGTAAGCCCGATCTAACAATGTTAATAGTAAAACAGGAGAGAGGGGATTTCATCTTGCTTTCGTTTTGCCGAAGCTTGGCTGAAAATGATACAATAATACATAAAAAACTGGAAGAGGCGAAGCCATATGACAATGGAAAACAACCGTATGCTTGTATTCGTAGGTTCTTATGCCGAGGAATCCACGGGCGGCGTGTATGTATATGAATTTGACGAAAAACTTGGGGAACTGGCCCGTCTGGATCAAGTCTCCGGACTAAAAAATCCGACTTTCCTTAACTTGGATACGAAGCAGCGCCGCTTGTACGTCATCAGCGAAACGGCTGCGGAAGACGGCTCGAAACGAAGTGACGCCGTTTCATTTCATATTCTTCCCGAAGAAGGGAAGCTGCGGGAGATCAACCGCGCGAATGCGCTTAACGGCCCTTCATGCCATATCCAGCGCAGCGCGGACAACCGTTATCTGACGCTTGCCAGCTATCATAAGGGTTCGATCAGCTTGGTTGAGCTGAAGGCAGACGGATCTGTAGGTCCTGTATTGGATATCCGGAATCATCAAGGGCAGGGGCTAGAGCAAAAATCGCATGTTCACTCCTCCTTTTACAGTCCGGATCAGCGTTTTTTGTTTGTAAGCGATTTGGGTCTGGATACGATCTTCATCTACCGGATCGATAGCGGGGAAGGGAAGCTTGTACTTCACGGAGAGGCTAAAGTCAAGCAAGGTGCGGGGCCGCGCCATCTGACCTTCCATCCAAACGGAAAGTTCGCCTACGTGATCAATGAGCTGGATTCCACCGTGACCGCGTTCAGCTATGATGCGGATCAAGGAGCGTTAACGGAAATCGAAACCGTATCGACGCTGCCTGAAGGAACCACCGTGGATAACGGATGCGCGGAAATTACCATTTCCGAAGACGGACGTTTTCTGTATGGTTCCAACCGGGGACATGACAGCATTGTCGTATATGCGGTTGATCCGGCGGCAGGCCGGCTGAATGTCATTCAGCATGTGTCCGTAGAAGGGAAGCATCCGCGGCATTTCTCCATCGTTCCAGGCGGCCGTTACGTGCTTGCGGTGAATCGGGATACCAACAATTTGACGGTATTTGCGAGAGACGGAGAGAGCGGCAAGCTGAGCTACACCGGCAAGTCGTATGAAATTTCGAAGCCTGTCTGCGTTTGGGCCGATCGGTTTTAATATGAATCCTCAATTCGACGAATCAATGTTGCATTCAAGGAAGGGGAAGATATGGATAGAGATCGGCAAATTTTAGCGTTAATCAAAGAAAACCCATTTATTTCCCAACAAGAATTATCAGCGAAACTCGGACTGTCCAGATCAGCCGTCGCCGGTTATATATCCGCTTTAATGAAAAAAGGTGAAATCATCGGACGAGCCTACATCGTTCGGGAGGAGTCACGGATTACTTGCATCGGCGGGGCCAATATAGATCGCAAATCACAAACTTTGCAGCCTATTCAATACGGAACGTCCAACCCGGCAACGATTAAACAGTCTACCGGAGGCATATCGCGAAACGTGGCGGAGAATTTGGGCAGGCTGGGATGCCGAGTTTCCCTGATCACTTTAATCGGAGACGATCAAGAAGGAAAATGGCTCATGGAAGAAACCAAGCGCTACGGAGTGGATGTCAGCCAATGCTTGGCCGTGAACATGGAAAAAACAGGGACGTATACCTCTGTTTTTAACGATACAGGCGAAATGGTTCTCGCAGTTGCCGATATGCAAATCTACGACCAATTCAGCATCGAATTCATTGAAGCGCGTTGGTCGCATCTGGCATCGTCCAATATCATATTCGCCGATTCCAACCTTCCCAAAGAATCTTTGACTTATTTGATCAAAAGATGCGAAAAAGAACAGCTGACGTTATGGGTCAAGCCGGCTTCCGCACCCAAAGCTTCGAGACTCCCTTTTAATCTGCAGGGGATCGAGCTGCTGATTGCCAATCGCGAGGAAACAGCAGTATTGACTGACCTGGAAATTGCCACGATTGACGACTGCAAGAAAGCGGCTGAACAGATCATTCAACGCGGAGCCAAGCAAGTGATATGCACCTTGGGGCGAGAGGGAGTGTTCTGGGCAGCGCGTGACGGAAGACAAGAGCATCTCCTTCCCTTCCAAGGAGAGGTTCCGTACAGCACTGGCGGTGAGGAAGCCTTGATTAGCGGCGCGCTGTTCGGTATGACGCATGGGGAACCATTCGAGCAAGCTGTACGTTTAGGGATGGCTGCTTCAATGATCACCTTGCAAACCTCCGATGCCATTGCTGACATCACGATTGAGCAGCTTTATTCGCTGGTTAAAAAAATAACAATACATGATTAAATTTCGTGATCGATTGTTTTGAAACAATCAAATCATCAGATATGAATCGCCGATCGTTCCTTACGCCAGAGGACCGATCGGTTTTTTTGCGTCAAGAATCAGTGTTTGCTAATCAAAAAAAAGAATTGACAAACAATAATGTAAGCGTATACTAAACATAAGTTTATAATAACAACATTTGTTTAGGGGGTGTGGAATTTGCGTGATGCCTTTCGCGATGCCTTTATTGAGGGAGAACTAAAATCCCCCATGATCTGTATCGGGGGAGCAAATGTTGATAAGAAATTGTATGTCAAAAATGAAATCGTTAACAAAACATCGAATCCGGTCAAATCCTCCAGAACAGTTGGCGGAGTAGCAAGAAACATTGCAGAAAACTTGGGACGGTTAGGGGAAGACGTTATCCTGCTTTCGGCGAGAGGGAATGATCCAGACTGGCTGGACATTTACCAGTCGTCCTCACCGTATATGAATTTGAACCATGTCACCAAGTTCGAGGATGCAACTACGGGCTCCTACACAGCTGTTTTAGACCAGAACGGCGATTTATCGATAGCGCTGGCGGATATGGATATTTTCGATCGGCTTACGCCCGAGCTGCTTTTGAAAGACATCGATCTTCTTCTCCAAGCGAAATGCATTATCGTGGATTTGAATTGTCCCATTGAAACGATCGAGTTTCTACGTGTCTTTACAGCCCGGCATCAGATTCCATTCGTCATTATCCCCGTATCGTCCCCCAAAATGAACAGGCTTCCAAGAAATCTGTCCGGCGTGAGTTGGCTCATCGTCAATAAAGACGAAACAGAATATTACATGAACATCAATATCCGCGATATGAAAGATTGGGAGGAGGCAGTCGCCAGGTGGCTGGAGATGGGAATCAAAAACGTGATCGTAACCAACGGTTCCAAGGGAGTCGTTGCAGGATTTGAGAATGGAGGAATCCATCATTATCCGGCAATCGCAGCGCCGATTGTCGTCGACGTCACGGGAGCGGGAGATTCTTTTTGCGCAGGCGTGATCTATTCCTGGCTGCAAAGGAAAAAAACAGATTCCATTATCCAATCCGGTCTGGTGAATGCGCAAAAAACGATCATGTCCCAATGTACGGTCCGACAAGAATTATCCCGAAAACAATTTAATTTAGAGATGGAGGAATTTCAAATGAAACAATACATCGAACTGTCCGCAGAGGTACAACAAGCCAAAGAGGAAGGAAAAGCCATCGTGGCTTTGGAATCTACGATCATTTCCCATGGCATGCCTTACCCGCAAAACGTCAAAACCGCCCGCGAGGTTGAACAAATCATCCGGGATCAAGGCGCCGTTCCGGCAACGATCGCGATCATTGACGGAAAAATCAAAATCGGCTTGACGGATGATGAACTGGAGCTGTTCGGAAAAAGCTCAGGCGTGGCTAAAGTATCCAGACGCGATTTGGCCCAAGTGATCGCAACCAAACAACTGGGTGCAACGACGGTCGCAACGACCATGATCTGCGCTGATTTGGCGGGCATCAGAATCTTTGTCACAGGGGGGATCGGCGGGGTTCATAAAGGCGCAGAAACGACGATGGATATTTCCGCAGACCTTGACGAGCTGGCCCAAACGGATGTGGCCGTCATTTGTGCAGGCGCTAAATCCATCCTGGATCTGGGGCTTACCCTGGAATACCTTGAAACCAAAGGGGTACCGGTCATTGGATATCAGACGGAATATCTGCCGGCATTCTACACGAGAAAAAGCGAGCATAAGTTAAACTTCTCGACGGATTCTATCGAAGTTATCGCCGAAACGTTGAAAACCAAATGGGAGCTGCACCTGAAGGGCGGGGCCGTGATTGCAAATCCGATTCCTGAAGAGTATGCCATGGATGAAGAGTTTATCAATGGAATCATCGCTCAAGCGATCAAAGAGGCCGAAGACAATCATATTATCGGCAAAGACAGCACGCCATTCCTGCTTGGAAAAATCAAAGATTTAACAAGCGGCCAAAGCCTTGCTGCCAACATCGAGTTAGTCAAGCACAATGCGAAAGTCGGCAGCCAAATCGCAGTCAGCTTCAACAATAAAACGAAATAATACGTAATAATAAGAAATACGAGTTCATCCGAATTGAATCTGGTTATATAAAAACTGCATCTCATATTGTTAGATGATGTCTAACAATTGAGGTGCATTTCATTTTTGGGACAACCTCTTTTTTTGCTAAGATAACAGAGAGCATGTTTATCGCATCAGCAATAGGCATGATGAAATGGATTCATTTATAAAGTATTTATTAACTTTCAGAGCAGCGAAGTTTCGCTCGTTATAATAAGCATCAAGGAGAGGGATACACCATGGGGATACTGCCTAATCAGGCGAAAGCCAAAATATTGATCGTCGAAGATGATCCGCAAATCGCGCGCATTGTTTTGGATCATTTGCGGCGGGAAGATTTTGAGTGTACATGGGCTTCCACCGGCCTTGAAGGTTGGGAGGAGTTCCGCCGGATGAAGCCGGATCTCGCTGTCGTGGATATTATGCTGCCGGAGATGGACGGTTTCGATCTATGCCGGAATATCCGTCTCGCCAGCGACGTGCCGCTTTTACTGATGAGCGCGAAGCAGGAGGACCAGGCGAAGGTAGAAGGGCTTGAGCTCGGAGCGGATGATTACATCACAAAACCGTTCAGTTTGACCGAAATGACGGCACGCATTAAATCGCATTTACGCAGATTCCGGCGTTATCAACATCCGGATCACGTGAACAAAGAGCAAGTCTGGAGCTATGAAGGCGGACTGACGCTGGACATCGCGAAACGGCAAGCTGTTATGGAAGGAAGAACCCTAGAACTGACCTCAAAGGAATGGTCGCTCCTGCATTTGCTTGCCGCTCATCCGGAACGTTTATTTACTAAAAAAGAGCTGTATGAGCATGTCTGGCAGCAAACGGACGCCGAAGGCAACAATACGGTGACCGTACATATCAAATCGCTGCGCGGCAAGCTGAAGGAAGATCCGCGCGATCCGCGCCTGATTCAAACCGTATGGGGCAGCGGATACCGCTTTATCGGAGTCAAGCTGCCATGAAGATGAAAACATGGGTTTTGCTGAGTTACCTGGTTGTCATGCTCCTTCCCCTTGTGGCCCTATATGGTTTGTACCTGATCCTGAACAGTTTTTATGAACGGCAGAACGTCTCGGAAACCATCACGGCATCCAAAGAAATGACGGCGATTGAAGAGAAGCTTGAGAATACCCGATGGTACCGCGTTCAGCCGAGAAG
Encoded proteins:
- a CDS encoding carbohydrate kinase; amino-acid sequence: MDRDRQILALIKENPFISQQELSAKLGLSRSAVAGYISALMKKGEIIGRAYIVREESRITCIGGANIDRKSQTLQPIQYGTSNPATIKQSTGGISRNVAENLGRLGCRVSLITLIGDDQEGKWLMEETKRYGVDVSQCLAVNMEKTGTYTSVFNDTGEMVLAVADMQIYDQFSIEFIEARWSHLASSNIIFADSNLPKESLTYLIKRCEKEQLTLWVKPASAPKASRLPFNLQGIELLIANREETAVLTDLEIATIDDCKKAAEQIIQRGAKQVICTLGREGVFWAARDGRQEHLLPFQGEVPYSTGGEEALISGALFGMTHGEPFEQAVRLGMAASMITLQTSDAIADITIEQLYSLVKKITIHD
- a CDS encoding pseudouridine-5'-phosphate glycosidase, translated to MKQYIELSAEVQQAKEEGKAIVALESTIISHGMPYPQNVKTAREVEQIIRDQGAVPATIAIIDGKIKIGLTDDELELFGKSSGVAKVSRRDLAQVIATKQLGATTVATTMICADLAGIRIFVTGGIGGVHKGAETTMDISADLDELAQTDVAVICAGAKSILDLGLTLEYLETKGVPVIGYQTEYLPAFYTRKSEHKLNFSTDSIEVIAETLKTKWELHLKGGAVIANPIPEEYAMDEEFINGIIAQAIKEAEDNHIIGKDSTPFLLGKIKDLTSGQSLAANIELVKHNAKVGSQIAVSFNNKTK
- a CDS encoding response regulator transcription factor, translated to MGILPNQAKAKILIVEDDPQIARIVLDHLRREDFECTWASTGLEGWEEFRRMKPDLAVVDIMLPEMDGFDLCRNIRLASDVPLLLMSAKQEDQAKVEGLELGADDYITKPFSLTEMTARIKSHLRRFRRYQHPDHVNKEQVWSYEGGLTLDIAKRQAVMEGRTLELTSKEWSLLHLLAAHPERLFTKKELYEHVWQQTDAEGNNTVTVHIKSLRGKLKEDPRDPRLIQTVWGSGYRFIGVKLP